A part of Jiangella alba genomic DNA contains:
- a CDS encoding peptide deformylase, with translation MSIADWTEADLGVPGRVLTVVAAPDSVLSTPSPLVDPAAPEVVQLAADLVATMRVSPGCVGLAACQVGVAAHLFAVDVSQHPKTRVSHGTFVLCNAEVVEATRKEKGREGCMSVPDLTGDVKRATRLTVRGLLPGSGEELTVETDAFEARALQHEIDHCAGFLFLDRVAGAHAVFPRQTYL, from the coding sequence GTGAGCATCGCCGACTGGACCGAGGCCGACCTCGGGGTGCCCGGCCGCGTCCTGACCGTCGTGGCCGCCCCCGACTCCGTCCTCTCCACGCCGTCACCGCTGGTCGACCCGGCCGCGCCGGAGGTCGTGCAGCTGGCGGCCGATCTCGTCGCCACCATGCGCGTCTCTCCCGGCTGCGTCGGCCTCGCCGCCTGCCAGGTCGGCGTCGCCGCCCACCTCTTCGCCGTCGACGTCAGCCAGCATCCCAAGACCCGGGTGTCGCACGGGACCTTCGTGCTCTGCAACGCCGAGGTGGTCGAGGCGACCCGTAAGGAGAAGGGCCGCGAGGGCTGCATGTCCGTCCCCGACCTCACCGGCGACGTCAAGCGCGCCACCCGGCTGACGGTCCGCGGACTGCTGCCCGGCAGCGGCGAGGAGTTAACCGTCGAGACCGACGCGTTCGAGGCCAGGGCGTTGCAGCACGAGATCGACCACTGTGCGGGCTTCCTCTTCCTCGACCGCGTGGCCGGCGCACACGCCGTCTTCCCGCGGCAGACCTACCTGTAG
- a CDS encoding M91 family zinc metallopeptidase, protein MTVTHPDVWDLQADTGFLDTAQQAWRTLATDFGTEATNQRNREAELRLNWECSMADSYFAHATKVATVLGDASDAYGGIADLLGQLKTDVRDAQDDLDASFARAAAGLKSAERADGMVTFTPWNDDDDLSHVQTEFDTAQGIVDDAITLMRTRDSTLLELGRDLYALAEAWSDAADGTDPGWTIPTGTSYGVQTTSLDGTTVITTGDGNDKVVVNVDPNTGETIVTITDAAGVSTTQRIAAGEEVVINTGQGNDEILVPRGTEVHVRFATGGGDDTVNTQGSSGDVEAFGGDGIDTIETGTGDDFISGGRDDDYVDGGAGNDVLAGRLGDDVIYGMDGNDVILGGDGRDYLEGATGDDRIFGGDHSDTISGGYGDDRIFGGNANDTIYAGGGKDTIDGEFGSDTVYMEEGDVSPGGETVVVVEIPSEEEYLRWMQFEVGGSQEFKDRVLADLHMMASSPTGQKMLDRMGEHYDDSGFLGFGKDKVTIAEHPGGNNSASYSGDDFRVELDVNHTSPGYDMGYTEDYDITPPSVFFFHELGHINQYRSGESDQFDGQDYPDGTPLIERQNVGLEWDHDGDGNTEEEIDPDYDFDYTENGFREELGLPNRNKY, encoded by the coding sequence ATGACCGTCACGCACCCCGACGTCTGGGACCTCCAGGCCGACACCGGCTTCCTCGACACCGCCCAGCAGGCCTGGCGCACGCTCGCGACCGACTTCGGCACCGAGGCCACCAACCAGCGCAACCGCGAGGCCGAACTGCGCCTCAACTGGGAGTGCTCGATGGCCGACAGCTACTTCGCGCACGCCACGAAGGTCGCGACGGTCCTCGGCGACGCGTCCGACGCCTACGGGGGCATCGCCGACCTCCTCGGCCAGCTCAAGACCGACGTGCGCGACGCCCAGGACGACCTCGACGCCAGCTTCGCCCGGGCGGCGGCCGGCCTGAAGTCCGCGGAGCGTGCCGACGGCATGGTCACGTTCACCCCGTGGAACGACGACGACGATCTCAGCCACGTCCAGACCGAGTTCGACACCGCGCAGGGCATCGTCGACGACGCCATCACGCTGATGCGCACCCGCGACTCCACGCTGCTCGAACTGGGCCGCGACCTCTACGCGCTGGCCGAGGCGTGGTCCGACGCCGCCGACGGCACCGACCCGGGCTGGACCATCCCCACCGGCACCTCGTACGGCGTGCAGACCACCTCGCTCGACGGCACCACCGTCATCACCACGGGCGACGGCAACGACAAGGTCGTGGTCAACGTCGACCCCAACACCGGCGAGACGATCGTGACCATCACCGACGCCGCCGGCGTCTCCACCACCCAGCGCATCGCGGCCGGCGAAGAGGTCGTCATCAACACCGGCCAGGGCAACGACGAGATCCTCGTGCCGCGCGGCACCGAGGTGCACGTGCGCTTCGCCACCGGCGGCGGCGACGACACCGTCAACACGCAGGGCTCCAGCGGCGACGTCGAGGCGTTCGGCGGCGACGGCATCGACACCATCGAGACCGGCACCGGCGACGACTTCATCAGCGGCGGCCGCGACGACGACTACGTCGACGGCGGCGCCGGCAACGACGTCCTGGCCGGCCGGCTCGGCGACGACGTCATCTACGGCATGGACGGCAACGACGTCATCCTCGGCGGCGACGGACGCGACTACCTCGAGGGCGCCACGGGCGACGACCGCATCTTCGGCGGCGACCACTCCGACACCATCTCCGGCGGCTACGGCGACGACCGCATCTTCGGCGGCAACGCCAACGACACCATCTACGCCGGCGGCGGCAAGGACACCATCGACGGCGAGTTCGGCAGCGACACCGTCTACATGGAGGAGGGCGACGTCTCGCCCGGCGGCGAGACCGTCGTCGTCGTCGAGATCCCGTCCGAGGAGGAGTACCTGCGCTGGATGCAGTTCGAGGTGGGCGGCTCGCAGGAGTTCAAGGACCGCGTGCTCGCCGACCTCCACATGATGGCGTCCAGCCCGACCGGCCAGAAGATGCTCGACCGCATGGGCGAGCACTACGACGACTCCGGCTTCCTCGGCTTCGGCAAGGACAAGGTCACCATCGCCGAGCACCCGGGCGGCAACAACAGCGCCTCCTACTCCGGCGACGACTTCCGCGTCGAACTCGACGTCAACCACACCTCGCCCGGCTACGACATGGGCTACACCGAGGACTACGACATCACCCCGCCCTCGGTGTTCTTCTTCCACGAGCTCGGCCACATCAACCAGTACCGCAGCGGCGAGAGCGACCAGTTCGACGGCCAGGACTACCCCGACGGCACCCCGCTGATCGAGCGCCAGAACGTCGGCCTGGAATGGGACCACGACGGCGACGGCAACACCGAGGAAGAGATCGACCCCGACTACGACTTCGACTACACCGAGAACGGCTTCCGCGAAGAGCTCGGGCTGCCCAACCGCAACAAGTACTGA
- a CDS encoding ABC transporter ATP-binding protein, with the protein MNPGLRATGLRKAYRDLVVFDDLELDVPGGGILALTGSNGTGKSTLLECLAGAAPLDAGVIEVGGERSEPSSARHWRAVFGILDDFTWLPDLTVADHLMLMAPGPAPAEVEAALDAFGVAALGRRMPDSLSSGQRRRAALAAARVRPWRVLLLDEPEQHLDAAGVRTLADELTALATPDRCVVLASHSGALVDRLDCAVLDLTPDRA; encoded by the coding sequence ATGAATCCAGGACTACGGGCCACGGGCCTGCGCAAGGCGTACCGCGACCTCGTCGTCTTCGACGACCTGGAGCTGGACGTGCCTGGCGGTGGCATTCTCGCCCTGACCGGCTCGAACGGCACCGGGAAGTCGACGCTGCTGGAGTGCCTGGCCGGCGCTGCCCCGCTGGACGCGGGGGTGATCGAGGTCGGCGGCGAGCGGTCCGAGCCGTCGTCGGCGCGGCACTGGCGGGCGGTGTTCGGCATCCTCGACGACTTCACCTGGCTGCCCGACCTCACGGTGGCCGACCACCTGATGCTGATGGCGCCGGGGCCGGCGCCCGCGGAGGTCGAGGCGGCGCTGGACGCGTTCGGCGTGGCCGCGCTGGGGCGGCGGATGCCCGACTCCCTCAGCTCCGGCCAGCGCCGCCGGGCCGCGCTGGCGGCGGCCCGGGTACGGCCGTGGCGGGTGCTGCTGCTCGACGAGCCGGAACAGCACCTCGACGCGGCGGGGGTGCGGACGCTGGCGGACGAGCTGACGGCGCTGGCGACGCCCGATCGGTGCGTCGTGCTGGCCAGCCACTCCGGCGCGCTCGTCGACCGCCTGGACTGCGCCGTCCTCGACCTCACGCCGGACCGGGCGTGA
- a CDS encoding carboxyl transferase domain-containing protein — protein MRLIHAVRDLNARSGPADDATAVRTIALHTDVDATAAFVREADEAYLLGPAARRPYLDLARLEQALIDVRADAVWVGWGFVAEDPNFAELCEKLGVTFIGPSADAMRRLGDKIGSKLIAEEVGVPVAPWSRGGVDTLDDALAAAERIGYPLMLKASAGGGGRGIRKITSPAELTEAYQRTRDEAERAFGSGVVFLERLVTGARHVEVQVIADGQGTAWAVGVRDCSIQRRNQKVIEESASPLLPPDGVTEVKAAAERLAIAVGYAGAGTVEFLYHPGERSFAFLEVNTRLQVEHPITEEVTGLDLVRLQLQIAAGTPLTGERPAERGHAVEARLNAEDPDRDFAPAPGRISRLEFPTGPGIRVDTGVAEGDTIPADFDSMIAKIIAYGADRAEALARLRRALTETTVVIDGGATNKSFALDLLDQPEVTGPFDADGGVVGAPGVVCADTGWIDRVRAEGRLVSRRHAGVALVAAAIEAYEEAERVEVARFLETARGGRPQTQHEPGQLIELELRGVRSTLTVRQSAADAYLVGLVDADGVEQLVEARLDRLDEVHGRLHVGEHTFRLVTAAHPPVHLVEVDGVTHRISRDEGGMLRAPAPALVVATPVAVGDEVTAGQPVLVLESMKMETVLPAPFAGRVRELVVRAGSQVETGAPLARLEPIGEPSEAPADDQRPGDDPAAEVAALRPVRTERTQAIAALNRLRGLLMGFDVDPEQRRAAIADHLRLRDHLADDRPGVVRAEMRLLWLFTDFAELSRNRPARDEGNTELRVHSTREHFHTFLQSLDPERGGLPEQFRERLLRVLRHYGVTDLERTPELAEALFRVFLAQQHTETDVEIATSILQVWLAEPRPATGLARAARGELERLVRATQLRFPVVGDLARSIRFRWFDQPLVDAERRQVLDGVADEVRALTAADAPDREQRIEALAQIPEQLVGFLRDRMFERFPAAEPLLEVLIRRHYREYAMHDLTVTQVAGRPVVAAEFHSEEHGSTRVISTIADVAELSEGGELAAGVGAALAGDHENVVEIYLRWRGMPEDPQETSDRLNELIAAQPYAARARRVSVAACPEPDRAVDYFTFRPVPGAAEFALAEDDLVRGMHPMVGRRLNLWRLTEFDVTRLEAPGDVILYEAVAKTNPADRRLVACAQVRQLAVVRDETGRVIGLPHAERAVEQCLEAIRRVRTARGRAGARLDQNHVWVTVWPVVEADVEQLAALQAKITPLSEGAGLEEVLAQGRIAAPDGTVHPISIRFHAQPGAGTVADIIAPPTTPLAPLDDYAGKVLRARRRGLVYPYELESVLAGEGTLTELDLNEDGVLVEVDRPRGRNSAGIIVAKVTTPTPLYPEGVTRIVLCGDPTKSLGALAEAECARVIAALDLAEELGVPLEWFALSAGARVAMDSGTENMDWVAAALRRIVEFTQRGGEINVVVAGINVGAQPYWNAEATMLMHTRGVLIMTPDSAMVLTGKQTLDFSGSVSAEDNYGIGGYDRVMGPNGQAQYWVPNLGEALGVLMAHYEQTYVLPGEAGPRVAVSTDPDDRDISSHPHGGEFGTVGDVFSAASNPDRKKPFDIRTVLRAVADADAPLRERWAGMADAETAVVTDARLGGHSVSLIGIESKPVPRRGFPPTDGPDTYTAGTLFPRSSKKIARAINAASGNRPLVVLANLSGFDGSPESMRNLQLEYGAEIGRAVVNFQGPIVFCVISRYHGGAFVVFSKRLNPRMTVLALEGSYASVLGGAPAAAVVFAAEVEKRAAADPAVGALERKIGEATNGERGPLLVELAELRAGLRAEKISEVAAEFDRVHDIRRAVEVGSVDEVVSVAQLRPKIIAAIRRGLE, from the coding sequence ATGCGGCTCATCCACGCCGTCCGGGACCTCAACGCCCGCTCGGGACCCGCGGACGACGCCACGGCGGTGCGGACGATCGCGCTGCACACCGACGTCGACGCGACGGCGGCGTTCGTCCGGGAGGCCGACGAGGCGTACCTGCTCGGCCCGGCCGCCCGCCGGCCCTACCTGGACCTCGCCCGGCTGGAGCAGGCGCTGATCGACGTCCGGGCCGACGCGGTCTGGGTCGGCTGGGGCTTCGTCGCCGAGGACCCGAACTTCGCCGAGCTGTGCGAGAAGCTCGGCGTCACGTTCATCGGGCCGAGCGCGGACGCGATGCGCCGGCTCGGCGACAAGATCGGCTCCAAGCTGATCGCCGAGGAGGTCGGCGTCCCGGTCGCGCCGTGGAGCCGCGGCGGCGTCGACACCCTCGACGACGCGCTGGCCGCGGCCGAGCGGATCGGCTACCCGCTGATGCTGAAGGCCAGCGCCGGCGGTGGCGGCCGCGGCATCCGCAAGATCACGTCGCCGGCCGAGCTGACCGAGGCGTACCAGCGCACCCGCGACGAGGCCGAGCGCGCGTTCGGCAGCGGCGTCGTGTTCCTGGAGCGGCTGGTCACCGGCGCCCGTCACGTCGAGGTGCAGGTCATCGCGGACGGGCAGGGCACGGCGTGGGCGGTCGGCGTCCGCGACTGCTCGATCCAGCGCCGCAACCAGAAGGTGATCGAGGAGTCCGCGTCGCCGCTGCTGCCGCCGGACGGCGTCACCGAGGTGAAGGCCGCGGCCGAGCGGCTGGCGATCGCCGTCGGGTACGCCGGCGCCGGCACGGTCGAGTTCCTGTACCACCCGGGTGAGCGGTCGTTCGCATTCCTCGAGGTGAACACCCGGTTGCAGGTCGAGCACCCGATCACCGAGGAGGTCACCGGGCTGGACCTCGTCAGGCTGCAGCTGCAGATCGCCGCCGGGACGCCGCTGACGGGCGAGCGTCCGGCCGAGCGCGGCCACGCCGTCGAGGCGCGGCTGAACGCCGAGGACCCGGACCGCGACTTCGCACCGGCGCCGGGCCGGATCAGCCGGCTGGAGTTCCCCACGGGACCGGGCATCCGGGTCGACACCGGCGTCGCCGAGGGCGACACCATTCCGGCCGACTTCGACTCGATGATCGCCAAGATCATCGCCTACGGCGCCGACCGGGCCGAGGCGCTGGCCCGGCTGCGGCGCGCGCTGACCGAGACCACCGTGGTGATCGACGGCGGCGCCACCAACAAGAGCTTCGCCCTGGACCTGCTCGACCAGCCCGAGGTGACCGGCCCGTTCGACGCGGACGGCGGCGTCGTCGGCGCGCCGGGCGTGGTCTGCGCGGACACCGGCTGGATCGACCGCGTCCGCGCCGAGGGCCGGCTGGTGTCGCGGCGGCACGCCGGGGTGGCGCTGGTCGCGGCCGCGATCGAGGCGTACGAGGAGGCCGAGCGGGTCGAGGTGGCCCGGTTCCTGGAGACCGCGCGCGGCGGCCGGCCGCAGACCCAGCACGAGCCCGGCCAGCTGATCGAGCTGGAGCTGCGCGGCGTCCGGTCGACGCTGACGGTGCGGCAGAGCGCGGCCGACGCGTACCTGGTCGGGCTGGTCGACGCGGACGGCGTCGAGCAGCTGGTCGAGGCGCGGCTGGACCGGCTGGACGAGGTGCACGGCCGGCTGCACGTCGGTGAGCACACGTTCCGGCTGGTGACGGCGGCCCACCCGCCGGTGCACCTGGTCGAGGTCGACGGCGTCACGCACCGCATCAGCCGCGACGAGGGCGGCATGCTGCGCGCCCCGGCGCCCGCGCTGGTCGTCGCCACACCCGTCGCCGTCGGTGACGAGGTCACGGCGGGCCAGCCGGTGCTGGTGCTGGAGTCGATGAAGATGGAGACGGTGCTGCCCGCGCCGTTCGCCGGCCGGGTCCGCGAGCTGGTGGTCCGGGCCGGGAGCCAGGTCGAGACGGGCGCGCCGCTGGCCCGGCTGGAGCCGATCGGCGAGCCGTCGGAGGCGCCGGCGGACGACCAGCGCCCCGGCGACGACCCGGCCGCCGAGGTGGCCGCGCTGCGCCCCGTCCGGACCGAGCGCACCCAGGCCATCGCGGCGCTGAACCGGTTGCGCGGCCTGCTGATGGGCTTCGACGTCGACCCCGAGCAGCGGCGCGCGGCCATCGCCGACCACCTGCGGCTGCGCGACCACCTCGCCGACGACCGGCCCGGCGTGGTGCGCGCGGAGATGCGGCTGCTGTGGTTGTTCACCGACTTCGCCGAGCTCAGCCGCAACCGGCCGGCCCGCGACGAGGGCAACACCGAGCTGCGCGTGCACAGCACTCGCGAGCACTTCCACACGTTCCTGCAGTCGCTGGACCCCGAGCGCGGCGGGCTGCCGGAGCAGTTCCGCGAGCGGCTGCTGCGCGTGCTGCGGCACTACGGCGTCACCGACCTCGAGCGCACGCCGGAGCTGGCGGAGGCGCTGTTCCGGGTGTTCCTGGCGCAGCAGCACACCGAGACCGACGTCGAGATCGCCACGTCGATCCTGCAGGTGTGGCTGGCCGAGCCGCGGCCGGCGACCGGGCTGGCCCGGGCCGCGCGCGGCGAGCTGGAGCGGCTGGTGCGGGCCACCCAGCTGCGCTTCCCCGTGGTCGGCGACCTCGCGCGGTCGATCCGGTTCCGCTGGTTCGACCAGCCGCTGGTGGACGCCGAGCGGCGGCAGGTGCTGGACGGCGTCGCCGACGAGGTGCGCGCGTTGACCGCGGCCGACGCGCCGGACCGGGAGCAGCGGATCGAGGCGCTGGCGCAGATCCCGGAGCAGCTGGTCGGCTTCCTCCGCGACCGGATGTTCGAGCGGTTCCCCGCGGCGGAGCCGCTGCTGGAGGTGCTGATCCGCCGGCACTACCGCGAGTACGCGATGCACGACCTGACGGTGACGCAGGTGGCCGGCCGCCCCGTCGTCGCCGCCGAGTTCCACTCCGAGGAGCACGGCTCGACCCGGGTGATCTCCACCATCGCCGACGTCGCCGAGCTGTCCGAGGGCGGCGAACTGGCGGCCGGGGTCGGCGCCGCGCTGGCCGGCGACCACGAGAACGTCGTCGAGATCTACCTGCGCTGGCGCGGCATGCCGGAGGACCCGCAGGAGACGTCGGACCGGCTGAACGAGCTGATCGCCGCCCAGCCGTACGCGGCCCGGGCCCGGCGCGTCTCGGTGGCGGCCTGCCCGGAGCCCGACCGCGCCGTCGACTACTTCACCTTCCGCCCGGTGCCCGGCGCCGCGGAGTTCGCGCTGGCCGAGGACGACCTCGTCCGCGGCATGCACCCGATGGTGGGCCGCCGGCTGAACCTGTGGCGCCTGACCGAGTTCGACGTGACCCGGCTGGAGGCGCCGGGCGACGTGATCCTCTACGAGGCGGTCGCCAAGACCAACCCGGCGGACCGGCGGCTGGTCGCCTGCGCCCAGGTGCGGCAGCTGGCGGTGGTCCGCGACGAGACCGGCCGGGTCATCGGGCTGCCGCACGCCGAGCGGGCCGTCGAGCAGTGCCTCGAGGCGATCCGCCGGGTCCGCACCGCACGGGGCCGCGCGGGCGCCCGGCTGGACCAGAACCACGTCTGGGTCACCGTCTGGCCGGTGGTCGAGGCCGACGTCGAGCAGCTGGCCGCGCTGCAGGCCAAGATCACGCCGCTGAGCGAGGGCGCCGGGCTGGAGGAGGTGCTGGCCCAGGGCCGCATCGCCGCACCGGACGGCACCGTGCACCCGATCTCGATCCGGTTCCACGCCCAGCCCGGCGCCGGCACCGTCGCCGACATCATCGCGCCGCCGACGACCCCGCTGGCGCCGCTGGACGACTACGCCGGGAAGGTGCTGCGGGCCCGCCGCCGCGGCCTGGTGTACCCGTACGAGCTGGAGTCGGTGCTGGCCGGCGAGGGCACGCTGACCGAGCTCGACCTCAACGAGGACGGCGTGCTGGTCGAGGTGGACCGGCCGCGCGGGCGCAACAGCGCCGGGATCATCGTCGCGAAGGTCACCACGCCGACGCCGCTCTACCCCGAGGGCGTCACCCGCATCGTGCTCTGCGGCGACCCGACGAAGTCGCTCGGCGCGCTGGCCGAGGCCGAGTGCGCGCGGGTCATCGCGGCCCTCGACCTCGCCGAGGAGCTGGGCGTGCCGCTGGAGTGGTTCGCGCTGTCGGCCGGTGCCCGGGTGGCGATGGACTCCGGCACCGAGAACATGGACTGGGTGGCGGCGGCGCTGCGGCGCATCGTCGAGTTCACCCAGCGCGGCGGCGAGATCAACGTCGTGGTGGCCGGCATCAACGTCGGCGCGCAGCCGTACTGGAACGCCGAGGCGACCATGCTGATGCACACCCGCGGTGTGCTGATCATGACCCCGGACTCCGCGATGGTGCTGACCGGCAAGCAGACGCTGGACTTCTCCGGCAGCGTGTCGGCCGAGGACAACTACGGCATCGGCGGCTACGACCGCGTCATGGGCCCGAACGGGCAGGCGCAGTACTGGGTGCCGAACCTGGGCGAGGCGCTCGGCGTGCTGATGGCGCACTACGAGCAGACGTACGTGCTGCCGGGCGAGGCCGGGCCGCGGGTCGCCGTCAGCACCGACCCCGACGACCGCGACATCTCCTCGCACCCGCACGGCGGCGAGTTCGGCACCGTCGGCGACGTGTTCTCCGCGGCCTCGAACCCGGACCGGAAGAAGCCGTTCGACATCCGGACGGTGCTGCGCGCCGTCGCCGACGCCGACGCGCCGCTGCGCGAGCGGTGGGCCGGGATGGCCGACGCCGAGACGGCCGTCGTCACCGACGCCCGGCTCGGCGGGCACTCCGTCAGCCTGATCGGGATCGAGTCCAAGCCGGTGCCGCGGCGCGGCTTCCCGCCCACCGACGGACCGGACACCTACACCGCGGGCACGCTGTTCCCGCGGTCGTCGAAGAAGATCGCCCGGGCCATCAATGCCGCGTCGGGCAACCGGCCGCTGGTGGTGCTGGCGAACCTGTCCGGGTTCGACGGGTCGCCGGAGTCGATGCGCAACCTGCAGCTGGAGTACGGCGCGGAGATCGGCCGGGCGGTGGTCAACTTCCAGGGCCCGATCGTGTTCTGCGTGATCTCGCGCTACCACGGCGGCGCGTTCGTGGTGTTCTCGAAGCGGCTCAACCCGCGGATGACCGTGCTGGCGCTGGAGGGCTCGTACGCCTCGGTGCTCGGCGGCGCGCCCGCCGCGGCCGTCGTGTTCGCGGCCGAGGTCGAGAAGCGGGCCGCGGCCGACCCGGCGGTGGGCGCCCTGGAACGCAAGATCGGCGAGGCCACGAACGGGGAGCGCGGCCCGCTGCTGGTCGAGCTGGCCGAGCTGCGGGCGGGGCTGCGGGCCGAGAAGATCTCCGAGGTGGCTGCCGAGTTCGACCGCGTGCACGACATCCGGCGGGCGGTCGAGGTCGGCTCGGTCGACGAGGTGGTGTCGGTCGCGCAGCTGCGGCCGAAGATCATCGCCGCGATCCGGCGAGGGCTGGAGTAG
- a CDS encoding CapA family protein: MPSRRLVLVAVLAAAGVLAGVPLPDTPAEPVAATGAPEPPVVAPSPEVTASPTPDPVADDETLRLAFAGDVHFEGAFSGVPAAADTTLGPMSDVLRAADLAMVNLESAVTTRGEPAAKELEVASNRFWFRTPPSALDVLARSGVDVVSVANNHGADYGAVGVADTVAAGETGAVPIVGAGRTDRQAFAPHRVRVKGTDVAVHAADASPLESADPTWAAAPGTGPGLASARGDGAAVLAEAVRASAAKDDLVIVYLHWGEEYNACPVESQESLAAKLAAAGADVVVGAHAHTPSGAGLLGDTYVGYGLGNFYWYHGRASESGVLLLSFRDGKIVGDEWRPGAIPPEGGGPVQLGGSAATAAVRAWHELRGCTGLAAGPGPDAAAADPPPDGVAPELPGFTSSIEPVGPSVSLAMRNHDPVACPVPLTDLRYVTVTHVGFDGRARRGELVVHADVAAGVVDVFAELYAARFPIERMLLVDEYGGDDDRSMAANNTSAYNCRRVAGQTTWSNHAYGRAIDINPVQNPYVVGGDVRPAAALPYLDVDRGAGAPPVPGVIQDGGVVREAFERAGWEWGGLFSDPDYQHFSIS, translated from the coding sequence ATGCCGAGTCGCCGGCTTGTTCTCGTGGCGGTCCTCGCCGCGGCCGGGGTTCTCGCCGGTGTGCCGTTGCCCGACACACCCGCCGAGCCGGTCGCGGCGACGGGCGCGCCCGAGCCGCCAGTCGTGGCGCCGTCGCCCGAGGTCACCGCCTCGCCCACCCCTGACCCGGTGGCCGACGACGAGACGCTGCGGCTGGCCTTCGCCGGCGACGTCCACTTCGAGGGCGCGTTCTCCGGCGTCCCGGCCGCGGCCGACACCACGCTCGGGCCGATGTCCGACGTCCTGCGCGCCGCCGACCTGGCGATGGTCAACCTCGAGTCGGCCGTGACGACGCGGGGCGAGCCGGCCGCGAAGGAACTGGAGGTCGCGTCGAACCGGTTCTGGTTCCGCACCCCGCCCAGCGCGCTCGACGTGCTCGCCCGCTCCGGCGTCGACGTCGTGTCCGTCGCGAACAACCACGGCGCCGACTACGGCGCGGTCGGCGTGGCCGACACCGTCGCCGCGGGCGAGACCGGCGCCGTCCCGATCGTCGGCGCGGGCCGCACCGACCGGCAGGCGTTCGCGCCGCACCGGGTGCGCGTCAAGGGCACCGACGTCGCCGTCCACGCCGCCGACGCCTCACCCCTCGAGAGCGCCGACCCCACCTGGGCAGCCGCGCCCGGCACCGGGCCCGGGCTGGCCTCGGCCCGCGGCGACGGTGCGGCGGTGCTGGCCGAGGCGGTGCGCGCGTCGGCCGCGAAGGACGACCTCGTGATCGTCTACCTGCACTGGGGCGAGGAGTACAACGCCTGCCCGGTCGAGTCGCAGGAGAGCCTCGCGGCGAAGCTGGCCGCGGCCGGCGCGGACGTCGTGGTCGGCGCGCACGCGCACACGCCGTCGGGCGCCGGGCTGCTGGGCGACACCTACGTCGGTTACGGGCTGGGGAACTTCTACTGGTACCACGGCCGCGCCTCGGAGTCGGGCGTGCTGCTGCTGTCCTTCCGCGACGGCAAGATCGTCGGCGACGAGTGGCGGCCTGGTGCCATCCCGCCCGAGGGCGGCGGCCCGGTGCAGCTCGGCGGCAGCGCCGCCACCGCCGCCGTCCGGGCGTGGCACGAGCTGCGCGGCTGCACCGGCCTCGCGGCGGGCCCCGGCCCCGACGCGGCGGCAGCGGACCCGCCGCCGGACGGCGTCGCGCCGGAGCTGCCCGGCTTCACGTCGTCGATCGAGCCGGTCGGCCCGTCGGTGAGCCTCGCCATGCGCAACCACGACCCCGTCGCCTGCCCGGTCCCGCTCACCGACCTGCGCTACGTCACCGTCACCCACGTCGGGTTCGACGGCCGCGCCCGGCGCGGCGAGCTGGTCGTGCACGCCGACGTCGCCGCCGGTGTCGTCGACGTGTTCGCCGAGCTGTACGCCGCGCGGTTCCCGATCGAGCGGATGCTGCTGGTCGACGAGTACGGCGGCGACGACGACCGGTCGATGGCGGCCAACAACACGTCCGCCTACAACTGCCGCCGGGTGGCCGGCCAGACGACGTGGTCCAACCACGCCTACGGGCGGGCCATCGACATCAACCCGGTGCAGAACCCCTACGTCGTCGGCGGCGACGTCCGCCCGGCCGCCGCCCTCCCGTACCTCGACGTCGACCGTGGCGCGGGCGCCCCGCCCGTCCCCGGCGTCATCCAGGACGGCGGCGTGGTGCGCGAGGCCTTCGAGCGGGCCGGCTGGGAGTGGGGCGGCCTGTTCTCCGACCCCGACTACCAACACTTCAGCATCTCCTAG
- a CDS encoding J domain-containing protein: MDPHQVLGVRRGATPQQVTQAFRREVRRGGHPDTGGDAHAFRRLVAARDALLTPPPTGPATPPPSSPRPRPHPAPPRPAARPTTRPTAQAAGGATRTARSSDGSALPLIVLGFVAFITVPHILLAIVLVVVP; encoded by the coding sequence ATGGACCCGCACCAAGTACTCGGCGTGCGGCGGGGCGCGACCCCGCAGCAGGTGACGCAGGCGTTCCGCCGCGAGGTCCGCCGCGGCGGCCACCCCGACACCGGCGGCGACGCCCACGCCTTCCGGCGGCTGGTCGCCGCCCGGGACGCGCTGCTCACGCCGCCGCCCACCGGCCCGGCGACCCCGCCGCCGTCCTCGCCGCGGCCGCGCCCCCACCCCGCGCCGCCCCGCCCGGCGGCCCGTCCGACGACCCGTCCGACCGCGCAGGCGGCCGGCGGCGCCACCCGCACGGCCCGCAGCTCCGACGGGAGCGCGCTGCCGCTGATCGTCCTGGGGTTCGTGGCCTTCATCACGGTCCCGCACATCCTGCTCGCGATCGTGCTGGTCGTGGTCCCGTAG